From Alphaproteobacteria bacterium, a single genomic window includes:
- a CDS encoding glycosyltransferase family 9 protein has translation MDEAADRYQRGDLEGALELYHQAGAHNNAGVVLRQLGRLAEAEAAFAAAFDDPDAAYHLAMMQLARGDFAKGWAGFERRPAQEHLRASRAALMERQWDGGELAGRRLFLWSEQGFGDAIQFLRFVAPLQARGADIVFDCHPELLRLLRRSLPGVEVVPRGGRVAGFEVAAALLSLPFLQGLTRLDEIPAQVPYLKPPGDQVAFWRRRLEPLSRPRIGLVWTGRPSHPDEHLRSLAPGALAPLLDLPASFVSLQLGASKVDDRLFDPTPEISDFADSAAIISQLDLVVSVDTAVAHLAGALGQPVWVLLPMVADWRWLRERETSPWYPTMRLFRQPALHDWPGAITALHDELAAWLATYQ, from the coding sequence ATGGATGAGGCGGCGGATCGCTACCAGCGCGGCGACCTGGAAGGCGCGCTCGAGCTCTACCACCAGGCCGGCGCCCACAACAATGCCGGCGTGGTGCTGCGCCAGTTGGGCCGCCTGGCCGAGGCCGAGGCGGCCTTCGCCGCTGCTTTCGACGACCCCGACGCCGCCTATCACCTGGCCATGATGCAGCTCGCCCGGGGCGATTTCGCCAAGGGCTGGGCGGGCTTCGAGCGCCGCCCGGCGCAGGAGCATTTGCGCGCCAGCCGCGCGGCGCTGATGGAGCGCCAATGGGACGGCGGCGAGTTGGCCGGCCGGCGGCTCTTCCTCTGGTCCGAACAGGGCTTCGGCGATGCCATCCAGTTCCTGCGCTTCGTGGCGCCGCTGCAAGCCCGGGGCGCCGACATCGTGTTCGACTGCCATCCCGAGCTGTTGCGCTTGTTGCGCCGCAGCCTACCCGGCGTCGAGGTCGTCCCACGCGGCGGCCGGGTGGCGGGCTTCGAGGTGGCCGCGGCGCTGCTCAGCTTGCCGTTCCTGCAGGGCCTGACGCGCTTGGACGAGATCCCGGCCCAGGTGCCCTACCTGAAGCCGCCCGGCGATCAAGTAGCGTTCTGGCGCCGCCGCCTCGAGCCGCTCTCCCGGCCCCGCATCGGCCTGGTCTGGACCGGCCGCCCGAGCCACCCCGACGAACACCTGCGCTCGCTGGCGCCGGGGGCGCTGGCGCCGTTGCTGGATTTGCCCGCCAGCTTCGTCTCGCTGCAGCTCGGCGCCAGCAAAGTCGACGATCGGCTTTTTGACCCGACGCCGGAGATCAGCGACTTCGCCGACAGCGCCGCCATCATCAGCCAGCTCGACCTGGTGGTCAGCGTCGATACCGCCGTCGCCCACCTGGCCGGGGCGCTGGGTCAGCCGGTCTGGGTGCTGCTGCCCATGGTGGCCGACTGGCGCTGGCTGAGGGAACGCGAAACCTCGCCCTGGTACCCCACCATGCGGCTTTTCCGTCAGCCGGCGCTGCACGACTGGCCGGGCGCCATCACGGCGCTGCATGACGAATTGGCGGCCTGGTTGGCTACCTACCAGTGA
- a CDS encoding EthD family reductase — MLKAITVLKRKAGMEVADFQRYWRTSHADIVLPMAGLRRYVQSHLILSGYSRGEPLHDGMAEVWYDDSAALKANAGSPEYAAVAADEANFMDSSATVLLLTEDHAIIDRPAPEGGVKCVEFLHRREGMAMEDFQAHWRGSHGAIAARIPGIRRYVQSHPKLGGYRDGRQPGYDGAAITWWQSTDAMRAAAGSAELAATRADEANFLRPGGNPTMITKEFVIL; from the coding sequence GTGCTCAAAGCCATCACGGTACTGAAACGCAAAGCCGGCATGGAGGTAGCCGATTTCCAGCGCTACTGGCGCACTAGCCACGCCGACATCGTGCTGCCCATGGCCGGCCTCAGGCGCTATGTCCAGTCGCACCTGATCCTTTCCGGCTACAGCCGCGGCGAGCCCCTGCACGACGGCATGGCCGAGGTCTGGTACGACGACAGCGCCGCCCTCAAGGCCAACGCAGGGAGCCCCGAATACGCCGCCGTGGCGGCCGATGAGGCCAATTTCATGGATAGTTCGGCGACCGTGCTGCTGCTCACCGAGGACCACGCCATCATCGACCGGCCGGCGCCCGAGGGCGGCGTCAAGTGCGTTGAATTCCTGCACCGCCGCGAGGGCATGGCGATGGAGGATTTCCAGGCTCATTGGCGCGGCTCCCACGGCGCCATCGCGGCCCGCATCCCGGGTATCCGGCGCTATGTCCAGAGCCACCCCAAGCTGGGCGGCTACCGCGACGGCCGCCAGCCCGGCTACGACGGCGCTGCCATCACCTGGTGGCAGTCGACCGACGCCATGCGGGCCGCCGCCGGCAGCGCCGAACTGGCCGCCACCCGGGCCGACGAAGCCAATTTTCTGCGGCCCGGCGGCAACCCCACGATGATCACCAAGGAGTTTGTGATTCTTTAG
- a CDS encoding NADPH:quinone oxidoreductase family protein, protein MKAILCERFGPPEDLVVAEVEEPEPGPGEIQIAVRAAGVGYVDGLMVQGLYQEKPPLPHVPGSEFAGVVAALGAGVEDWSVGDRVMGMASTGAFGEKLVQPAALCVATPDRLADTEAAGFLLNHATALHGLRDRGGLEAGETILVLGAAGGVGLATMAMAKALGGRIIAAASSPEKRELALAAGAEAAVDYSRDDWRRELQGLTAESGLQMVWDPVGGAAAEAAMRSLSWGGRHLVVGFASGTIPKVGLNIPLLKQCQIIGVDWGANRRQNHAYAMAIEREAAAWVAQGRLSPAAVTSRPLAEAAAVLRRQLDRGALGKVVLTITPSERA, encoded by the coding sequence ATGAAAGCGATCCTGTGCGAGCGCTTCGGCCCGCCGGAGGATCTGGTCGTGGCCGAGGTAGAAGAACCCGAGCCCGGTCCGGGCGAGATTCAGATCGCGGTGCGGGCGGCCGGCGTGGGCTACGTCGACGGCCTGATGGTGCAGGGCCTCTATCAGGAAAAACCGCCGCTGCCGCACGTGCCGGGCAGCGAGTTTGCCGGCGTCGTGGCGGCGCTGGGTGCCGGCGTCGAGGACTGGAGCGTGGGCGATCGGGTGATGGGCATGGCCAGCACCGGCGCCTTCGGCGAGAAGCTGGTGCAGCCGGCGGCGCTTTGTGTGGCCACGCCCGATAGGCTTGCCGACACCGAGGCGGCGGGTTTTCTGCTCAACCACGCTACGGCGCTGCATGGCCTGCGCGACCGGGGCGGGCTCGAGGCCGGCGAAACCATCCTTGTACTGGGTGCCGCCGGCGGCGTCGGCCTGGCCACCATGGCCATGGCCAAGGCGCTGGGTGGGCGCATCATCGCCGCCGCCTCGAGTCCCGAGAAGCGCGAGCTGGCACTGGCGGCGGGTGCCGAGGCTGCGGTCGATTACAGCCGGGACGATTGGCGCCGGGAATTGCAAGGCCTGACGGCGGAAAGCGGTTTGCAGATGGTCTGGGACCCGGTCGGCGGCGCCGCCGCCGAGGCCGCCATGCGCAGCCTGTCGTGGGGCGGGCGCCATCTCGTGGTGGGCTTCGCCAGCGGCACCATTCCCAAGGTCGGGCTGAACATCCCGCTGCTCAAGCAATGCCAGATCATCGGCGTCGACTGGGGCGCCAACCGCCGCCAGAACCACGCCTACGCCATGGCCATCGAGCGCGAGGCCGCGGCCTGGGTGGCCCAGGGCCGCCTCAGCCCGGCAGCGGTGACCAGCCGGCCGCTGGCCGAGGCGGCAGCGGTGCTGCGCCGGCAGCTCGACCGCGGCGCCCTGGGCAAAGTGGTACTGACGATCACGCCCAGCGAACGGGCGTGA